The genomic region CCCCCCCCCCCCCCCCCCCCCCCCCCCCCCCCCCCCCCCCCCCCCCCCCCCCCCCCCCCCCCCCCCCCCCCCCCCCCCCCCCCCCCCCCCCCCCCCCCCCCCCCCCCCCCCCCCCCCCCCCCCCACGGCTGGGCCGGAAGATTTTCCCGGCGCTATCGGGTCCAGGGCTCAGCCCTGGCGCGGGGGGGCCGGGGGGCGCGGAGCCCCCCCGGTTCGTTTCGCTATTTGCCCACGGCCTCGGCCCCGGCTTCCAGGGCCTTGGCGTTCTTGGGGATGAGGTCCTTGTAGCTGGCGGAGATGACGTTTTCCAGGCTCTTGATGACCGTGGCCAGGGTCACGATGCCGGTGGCCGCCACGTAGGCCCCCAGGGCGACCATGTTGGCCATGCGCGAGTTGCCGAGCTTGTCCGCGATCTCGTTGCAGGGCACGGCGTGGCAGTCGAGGCGCTTGGCGTCCATGAGCTGGGCGTCGATGAGCGAGGAGTTGACGATCACGGTTCCGCCGTCGAGGACGCGGGACTGGAACTTGTCCAGGGACGGCCGGTTCATGGCCACGAGGCTCTGGGGGCGGCGCACGATGGGCGAGCCGATGTCCTCGGAGGAGAGGATCACGGTGCAGTTGGCCGTGCCGCCGCGCATCTCCGCGCCGTAGACCGGGATGTAGGTCACGTTGAGCCCGGCGTTCATGCCCGCGTAGGCCAGGAGGTTGCCGATGAGCAGCACGCCCTGTCCGCCGAAGCCGGCGATGATCACGTCCAGGTGCTGGGGTTTCTTGGCGGCCATCAGCAGACGCCTCCTTCGTTGGAGAGGTCCTTGTAGATCCCCAGGGGGAAGTAGGGGATCATCTCGGTCTCGATGCGCTGGTTGGCCTTGACCGGATTCATCTTCCAGTTGGTGGGGCAGGCCGAGAGGAGCTCCACGAAGCCGAAGCCGAGGCCCTTGGTCTGGACCTCGAAGGCGGTCTTGAGGAACTTCTTGGCCTGGCGGATGTTCTTCACGTTGTTCAGGGCCGCGCGGGCGGAGAACACGGTGCCGCCGAGCCCGGCGATGATCTCGGCCATCTTGATGGGCATGCCTTCGCGTTCGCGGCAGCGCCCGCCGGGGCAGGTGGTGGTCTTCTGGCCGATGAGCGTGGTCGGGGCCATCTGGCCGCCGGTCATGCCGTAGACGGTGTTGTTCACGAAGACCACGGACACGCGCTCGCCCCGGTTGGCGCAGTGCATGATCTCGGCCAGGCCGATGGAGGCCAGGTCGCCGTCGCCCTGGTAGGTGAGCACGAAGTTGTCGGGCCGGGCGCGCTTGACGCCGGTGGCCACGGCCGGGGCGCGGCCGTGGGGGGCCTCGACGGAGTCCACCAGGAGGTAGTTGTAGAGGAACACCGAGCAGCCGATGGCGGTGACGCAGATGGTCTTCTCCACCAGCTCCATCTCGGTGAGCAGTTCGGCCACGAGGCGATGGGCCACGCCGTGGTGGCAGCCGGGGCAGTAGTGGGTGGCCCGCTCGGCCATGACCTTGGGCCGTTCGAAGGCCAGGACTTCCTGTTCCTTGGTGCTGGCGGCGCTCATTTCTTCCTCCGCAGGGCCTTGAGGATGGGTTCCTCGAAGTCTTCGGGCGAGGGCATGTCGCCGGGGTAGACGCCGAAGAAGCCGGAGTCCGCGTGCGCCCGGACGGCCAGCCGCACGTCGTCCACCATCTGGCCCAGGTTGTGCTCGATGGTCAGGAACTTCTTGCCCGCCTTGGCCAGCCTGGCCAGGGCCGCGTCCGGGAAGGGGAAGAGGGTGATCGGTCGGAACAGGCCGACCTTCTTGCCCTTGGCCCGCAGCTTGCGCACGGTGGTCTTGGCGATGCGGCCGATGGAGCCGTAGGCCACGACCACCAGCTCGGCGTCCTTGACCTGGAATTCCTCGGCCATGATCTCGTCGCGCATGGCTTCGTATTTTTCCTGGAGATGCCGGTTCTGCCCGGCCAGGGCGCCGTCGTCCAGGAACAGGGACTTGATGATGCGCGGCTTGCGGGTTCCCTTGCCCTCCAGGCGCCAGGACCTGCCCTCGGCCTTGGAGACCTTCACGGCCGGGCGCATGGCCACGGGCTCTTTCATCTGGCCGATGATGGCGTCGCCCAGGACGAGCACGGGGTTGCGGTACTTGAAGGCCAGGTCGAAGGCCAGCATGGTCAGGTCGAAGGCCTCCTGGACCGTGCCGGGGGCCAGGACCAGGGTGCGGTAGTCGCCGTGGCCGCCGCCGCGCGTGGACTGGTAGTAGTCGCCCTGGCTGGGACCGATGTCGCCCAGGCCCGGGCCGCCCCGGTTCATGTTCACGATGACCGCCGGGATCTCGCTGCCCGCCATGTAGGAGATGGCCTCCTGCTTGAGGGACACGCCCGGGCTGGACGAGGAGGTCATGGCCCGGATGCCGCAGGCGCCGGCGCCGAGGAGCATGTTGGCCGCGGCCACCTCGCTCTCGGCCTGGACGAACTCGCCGCCCGCGTCCACCATGGCCTTGGACATGAACTCCGGGATGTCGTTCTGGGGGGTGATGGGGTAGCCGAAGAAGCAGCGGCACCCGGCGGCCAGCGCGCCGTGGGCCACGGCCTCGTTGCCCTTGAGGAACTTGCGCTCGTTCTTGGTCATCACGCGCCTCCCTTCTTGGCCGGTTTCCTGCTCCGCCAGACGGTGATCGCCAGGTCCGGGCAGATGGTGGCGCAGGACGCGCAGCCCGTGCACTTGGCGCGGTCGGCCTCCGGCGCCTCGGCCACCTTGTATCCCTGCTGGTTGAACCGTGACGACTGCACGATGATTTCCACGGGGCAGACCGTGGTGCACAACAGACAGCCCTTGCACAGGGCCTCGTCGACCTCTATCCGCGACATGCAGACCTCCTGGGCGGGGACGCCGGAAAAGGGCCTGGGATCAGGCTTCGTCCGGGCTTCCCCGCGATTGTCAGCGTATGAGCATGGCGTCGCCGTAGGAGAAGAAGCGGAAGCCGGAGGACAGGGCGTTGTGGTAGGCTTCCAGGATTCTTTCCCGGCCTGCTAGGGCCGAAACCATAATCAGGAGCGATGATTCTGGCAAATGGAAATTGGTCAGGAGCATGTCCAGGACATGGAACGCGCGGCCGGGGTAGAGGAAGAGGCTGGTCGGCCCGGTGTAGGCCCCCACGCGGCCCAGGGCGGCGTGCATGCCCTCCAGGGCCCGGGCGCTGGTGGTGCCCACGGCCACCACGGGGCGGCCCTCGGCCTTGGCCCGGCCCACGGCCTCGGCCGTGGCGGACGGCACCTCGACCCATTCCTCGTGCATGGCGTGTTCGCGGATGTCCCGGCAGCGCACCGGCGAGAAGGTGCCGTAGCCCACGTAGAGCGTGACCTCGGCCCAGGACAGGCCGCGTTCCGCGAGCGTCCGGCGCAGCTCCGGGGTGAAGTGCAGGCCCGCCGTGGGCGCGGCCACGGATCCGGCCTTGTCCGGGGCGGCGTAGGTGGTCTGGTAGCGGGCCTGGTCCTCGGCGGTGTCGGGCCGGTGGATGTAGGGCGGCAGGGGCATGTGCCCCAGGCGCTGAAACAGGGCGGCCAGGTCGCCGCGCCAGGCCAGGCGCACGCGGGAGCGGCCGAACTCGCCGCGCGCGAGCACCTCCAGGGACAGGTCCGGGTCGAAGTCCGCGCGTTCCCCGGGCCGGGGGCCCTTGGTGGCCTTGAGCAGGCACTCGGCCTCGGCGGTCAGGGTTCCGTGCGGCCCGGGCTCGGGCCTGAGCAGGGGCAGGGGCGTGAGGAGCAGGAACTCCACCCGGCCGCCGCTGGGCTTGTGGCCGTAGAGCCGCGCGGGCAGCACCCGGGAATTGTTGGCCACCAGGAGCGCGCCCTCGGGCAACAGGTCCGGCAGCTCGGCGAAGGCGCGCGCCTCGTCGCGGCCCGCGGCCCGGTCCAGGAGCAGGAGCTTCGAGCCGCCGCGCCGGGCCGGGGGCTCCTGGGCGATGCGGTCCTGGGGCAGGTCGTAGCGGTAGGAATGCAGGTCGAAATCGGCCGGGATGTGCGTCATGCTGGGGTTCCGGGCTGTTGCATGGTCAGGCAGTGGAGCGTGCCCCGGCCGAAGACGAGGTCCAGGGCGTGGATGCCGATGACCGGCCGGTCGAAGAGTTCGGCCAGGATGCCCAGGGCCACGCGGTCGTTGGGATCGTTGAAGGTCGGCGCGAGCACGCAGGCGTTGGCGATGTAGAAATTGGCGTAGCTGGCGGGTAGGCGGATTCCCCGGAAGACCACGGGCTCGGGCATGGGCAGGGGCACGATCTCGGGCCGGGAGCCGTCCTCCAGGCGCACGTCCTGGAGCCGTTCGCGGTTCTCGGCCAGGGCCGCGTGGTTCACGTCCGAGGGGTCGTCCTCCTGGGCCAGGACCAGGGTGGTCCGGTTCACGAAGCGGCAGAGGTCGTCCACGTGGCCGTGGGTGTCGTCGCCCGCGACGCCTTTGCCCAGCCAGACCACGTTGGAGACGTTGAAGGTCTCGCGGAAGACCTCCTCGTAGTCCCTGGCCGTGAAGCCGGGGTTGCGCACCTGGACCCTGCGGTCCAACAGGCATTCCTCTGTGGTCAGCAGGGTTCCCGCGCCGTTTACGTCGATGGCCCCGCCTTCGAGCACCACGGGGCGGCCGTTCCTTTTCACGTGAAACAGGGGCAGGCCCAAGGTCCGGGCCGCCACGTCCGGCGCCAGGGCGTCCTTCGTGTGCGTCGGGTACTTGGCCCAGGCGTTGAAGCGCACGCGGGCCACGGCCGTGTTTCCGGTCTGGTCGCGCACGAAGAGCGGCCCGGAGTCGCGGACCCAGGAGCGGTCCACCGGGCAATCCACGAACCGTATCCGGTCCAGGTCCGCCCCGCAGTCGCGCAGCCTTCTCGCGGCCTCCTCGCGCACGGGCGGGGAGTGGACCAGGATGCGCACCTCCTCGCCCCGGGAGATGCGCCGGGCCATGTCCGCGAAGGCGAAGCGCGCGCCCTGGAGACGGCCGGGCCAATCCAGGGTGCTGGAGGGCCAGGCCAGCCAGGTCGCCTCGTGCGGCTCCCACTCGGCGGGCAGCCTGTAGCCCAGGGCCGCCGGGGATTCCGGGCGGGTCATTTGCCGTAGCGCTCCAGCAGGGGATAGTAGGCGTCGATGCGCCGGTCGCGCAGGAAGGGCCACATGCGGCGCGTCTCGTCCACCCGGCCGGTGTCCACCTCGGCCAGGAGGATCTCCTCCTTCTCGTCCGAGGCCCGGGCCAGAACCTCGCCGCGCGGGTCGGCCACGAAGGAATTGCCGAAGAAATGCACCGCCACGCCCGGCCCGTCGGGCTCCTCCAGGCCGATGCGGTTGGCCGCGGCCACGAACAGGCCGTTGGCCACGGCGTGCCCGCGCTGCACGGTCATCCAGGAATCCACCTGGCGCTGGCCCTCCTTTTCGGACTCGCCGTGCAGCCTGCCGATGGCCGTGGGGTAGAGGATCAGCTCCGCGCCCTGCAGGGCGGCCAGACGCGCGGCCTCCGGGAACCACTGGTCCCAGCAGATGAGCACCGCGATGCGGCCCACCGGGGTGTCGAAGGCCTGGAACCCCTGGTCCCCGGGCGTGAAATAGAACTTCTCGTGGAATCCCGGGTCCTCGGGGATGTGCATCTTGCGGTACATGCCCAACGTGCCGCCGTCCGGGCCCAGGACCACGGCCGTGTTGTGGTACATGCCCGGCCCCCGGCGCTCGAAGATCGGGACCACGAGGCAGACCTTGGCCTCGCGGGCCGTAGCGCTCATGATCTCCAGGGACGGGCCCGGAATGGTCTCGGCCAGGTCGAAATACTCGCTGTCCTCGCGCTTGCAGAAATAGGGCGAGGCGAACAGCTCGGGCAGGCAGACCAGATTCGCGCCGCGCTTGGCGGCCTTGAGCACCAGGTCGCGGGCCTTCTCGCGGTTGGCCTCGGGCTCGGGCTGCATGGCGCACTGGATCAGGGCCAGGGTGAATTCCTTGGACATGGCGACTCCTTGCTGCCCCCATCCTATAGTTTCCCCTTTCCTCCCGGTCAACGCCCCCTTCGGGGGTTTATAGAAAGGCGGGGGAGAGTGGGCGCTGAAGAGGGCGGGGCATTGGGGAGGGTGCTCATCTTGTCTCATGTCGCCCCTCTTTCGCCTTTCTGGAAACCGGCGAAGCCGGCCCCCTTCGGGGGGGGGTATAGAAAGGCGAGGGAACGACGCCTTTCTTCCGCCTTTCTGGAAACCGGCGGAGCCGGCGAAGCCGGGGGGGGTGGACAGGGGAGAGGGGGGAGGGTAGAAGGGGCACGGTTTTCGGAGGCTTTCTTGACGCGACGTTCGGACGATTCCCCCCGCTACGGCCTGTGGGCCGCCCTGCTCATCCTGGCCGGAACCCTGGGCCGGATTTGGTTCGTGGCCTCGGGCCAGCTGAACCTGGTGCAGGACGAGGCCCAGTACTGGGACTGGACCCGCCATCTTCAGCTCACCTATTATTCCAAGGGCCCGCTCATCGCCTGGATCATCAGCGCCGGGACCGCGCTGTTCGGGAACACGGAGCTGGGCGTGCGCTTCGGCTCCATCGCGGGCGCGGCCCTGGCCCAGGGCGTGCTCTACCTGGGCGCGGCGCGGCTCTGGAAGCGGCCGGACGTAGGCTTCTGGGCCGTGGTGCTCATGAACACCATGCCGCTGTTCCTGGCGCTCGGCGTGCTCATGACCACGGACAACCCCTTCGTGCTCTGCTGGGCCGTGGGCCTGTTCTGCCTCTGGTCGGCGGGCGAGGGCCGGGGCGGAGCGTGGCCCTTCGCCGCCCTGGCGCTGACCCTGGGCGTGGGCATCCTGGCCAAGTACACCATGCTCGGATTCCTGGGGCTGGCCGTGATCTACGGCCTGGTCCTGGAGTGGAAGGGCTGGCGGCCGGAGCGCTTCTGGCGTCGGCTCATCCCGGCCCTGGCGGCGGCGCTGGTCCTGGGCTTCCTGCCCACGTTCATCTGGAACGTGCGGCACGACTTCGTGGGCTACAAGCACGTGCTCTACCTCATCGGGGTGGAGGGCAAGGAGTCCGGCCAACTGCTGCGGCTCGGCCGCTTCCCGGAATATTTCGGCTCCCAGGTGGGCCTGGCCACGCCCTGGTGGCTCTGGTTCATGCTGGCGGCGTCCTGGACGGCGGCGAAAAGGCTTTTGAACGCGCCGCGCGGATTGGCCGGGGGCGAGGCCGCTGCCACGCGGCGGGACGGCCTGCTGCTGGTCTTCTTCCTGCCGGTGTGGGGCTTTTTCCTGCTCTGGAGTTTCCACGCCAAGGTGCTGCCCAACTGGACCACGGTGAGCTACGTGGCCGGGGCCCTGCTGGCCGCCCGGCGCTTCGCGGCCCTGGTCCGCGCCCCGGCGCGCCGCGCGGCGCGGAACGCGCTCCTGGCCTGCTCGGCGCTCATCTTCATGGTCCTGCACCTCTCGCCGGTGCTGCCCATCCCGGACAGCGTGAACATGACGAATCGGCTCAAGGGCTGGGACAGCGTGGGCCAGAAGGTGGACGAGCTGCGGCGCGGCCTGCCGGACCCGGACAAGGTTTTCATCTTCAGCGACGCCTACGACGTGACCGCTGCCCTGGCCTTCTACGTGCCGGGCCGACCGCGCACGTACTGCGCCTGGATCGACGGCCGCCGCATGAACCAGTATGACCTTTGGCCCGGGCCGCAAGCCTACAAGGGCGGGGACGCGATCCTGGTGGTCAAGGAGACCTCCTACGGGATACCCGAGAAGGTCGTCCCCCTTTTCGAGTCGGTTTCGGATCCGATCCACTTCCAGTCCGAGTTCCGGGGCAAGCCCGCCCGGCGTTTCACCTTGTATGTCTGCAAAGGCTACAAAGGGGATTGGTACACGCAGCAGACCGGCTTTTTTTAACCTGGAATTTCAACAAATTGCCCCCAACTTCCCACCATCATTGGATCAATTTTTCTTTACCCGAAATCGAAATTCTGTGAAGAAATGGGAACTTTTTTGTGCATGGAGTACGGCCCTTTGCCTGCCCCGGCCGGGTTGAGCCCGGATGCATTTCTTTGACAATCGTTGACTACCGATGACAATTCTTGTAAAGCGTCTAGCAACGTGAGACTCTGGGTACATGTCTGACACACCAGTGACACCGCGACTGCTGACGGTGAAAGAGGTGGCCGAGGCGCTCAGGGTTCATGCGCGCACCGCCTACCGGCTTGTGACGGACGGCTCGATCCGGGCCGTGAAGATCGGGAGCCAGTGGCGGGTTTCGGAGGCGGCCCTCCTGGAATTCATCGAGAAGGGCACCCCGGTGGAGCGGCCCGCCAAGGCGGAGCCGGTCCAGAAACAGTACAAGCTGCCTTTGTAGCGGCCCGCGCCGCTCGGGAGAACGGAATGCCCAGGAATGTGAGCCCGGATATGACCGGCGGGTGGATCGGAACGGTGACGCTGCCCAACGACATGGGCGACGACGTCACGTTCACCGGCCGGCTCGTGGCCGAGGACATGCATTTCAACAACAGCAACGGGATGCTCACGGTGGAGAAGGTCTATGAGCGCCAGGAGGGCGGCACGGCCTACGGCGTGATCTCGGCCATCGGGCACACCCGCGACCGCAGGGCCTATCTCCTGGAGGAGAAGGGCGAGACCTGCCTGGTGAACAACGGGCATTTCAGCCTGGAGATCCCCACGGACGAGCTTTTGGTTCTTCTTTCCCTGGCCATTGAGGCCGAGCGGGACGCCAGCGCGGATTCCGAGTGCGACCACATGATCCGCAAACTCGCCGCCAACGACTGAGGCTGCCTCCTCAGGTCCCATAGGAAAGGGGCGCTCCCAAGCGGAGCGCCCCTTTCTTTTCGTCTCGCGGGCGTTGTCAGCAGACGGCCTTGCGGACCTCGGGGTCGAGGATCTGGCCCGTGGATTCGAGCACGGAGCGCCAGTAGTCGGATTTGACGTTGAGCTTCTTGCGCTTGCGGGTGACGAGGTGCAGGGGCAGGTGCACGTAGCGCGAGAGCAGGCGGCTGACGACCATGCCGGTCTTTCCGGCCATGGCCGCGTGGACCGCGTTCTGGCCCAGGAAGCCGCAGTAGACCCGGTCGTTGGCGTTGGCCGGGACCGAGCGGATGATGTAGCTCGGGTCGATGAACTTCAGGGTCACGTCCATCTCTTGTTTCTTGAAGTATTCCTTGATCTTGTTGATGAGCAGGGTGGAGACGTCGCAGAGCACGGGGTTGCCCGAGGCGTCCTTTTCGCCGCTGATCTCGCAGTGGTCCTGGCCCGCGCCCTCGGCCACCACGATGACCGCGTGGTGGCGGGAGCGCAGCCGCGCCTCCAGGGAGGGGAGCAGGCCGTGCTCGCCGTCGAAGTGGAAGGGCGACTCGGGCACGAGCACGAAGTTCACTTCCTTGAGGGCCAGGGTGGCCTGGGCGGCGATGAAGCCGGATTCGCGGCCCATGAGCTTGACCAGGCCGACGCCGTTGTTCACGCCCACGGCCTCGGTGTGGGCCGACTGGATGGCCTCGGTGGCCTTTTCCACGGCGGTGTCGAAGCCGAAGGACTGGGACACGAAGTTGATGTCGTTGTCGATGGTCTTCGGCACGCCGATGACCGAGATGCGCAGGTTGCGCTTGCTGATCTCGTCCACGACCTTGGAGGCCGCGCGCATGGTGCCGTCGCCGCCGATCATGAACAGGGCGCTGATGTTCATGCGCTCCAGGGCGTCCACGATGTCCTCGGGGGGCTGGTGGCCGCGCGAGGAGCCCAGGATGGTGCCGCCGAACTGGTGGATTTCCGAGACGGTCTTGGGGGTCAGCTCGATCACGTTGTGGCCGAAGCTGGGGATGAATCCCTGGAGGCCGAAGCGGATGCCCAGGACCGAGGCCACCTGGTAGTTGTGGTGGCAGGTCATGACGATGGCGCGGATCACGTCGTTGATGCCCGGGCAGAGGCCGCCGCAGGTGACGATGGCGCACTTGGTCTTGGAGGAGTCGAAGTAGAGGTGTTCGCGGGGCCCGGCCTTCTCCACGTCCAGGGTGAGGGTCTCGTCCGGGCCCAGCTCGTCCAGTTCCTCCTCGGTGAGGATGAAGGGCTGGAGCTGCTCGTCGCTGGCGAAGCGGCAGTGGCGCAGGGGAGTGGGGATCTTGGCCTTGCCCAGGCTGGGGATGGCGACATCCACGACGGGCTTGGCCGTGTTTTTCTTGGGAGCCATGCGGTGTCCTCCGTTCAGTCCGGCGCGCCGGATTTCCTTCCTTTGTACGTCAAGGACGGAGAGGGCGCAAACCATTCGGCGCGGCCGGCCGGATCGCGGCCTCGGCGTCAGCGCGCCTTGAGGAAGGCCTCGACCCGCTCGCGCACGTTCCTTTCCAGGTTCCGGTAGAACAGGGCGTAGTCGTAGCCGTGGTAGAACCCCGGAAAGGGCGTGGGCGTCAGCTCCGGGTCGGCCGGGTCCACGATCAGCGCGCCGTGGACGGTCTGGGCCCCGGTGAAGCGGGGGACCTCCTTCAGGCCGTCGGCCGTGGGGAAGGCCGCGCCGAGGTTGGCCTCGCGCGGGACGTGGCGCGTGTCCAGGTTCATGCTCAGGGGATTCACGCCCACGGCGCCGGGGCGCACGATGCTCATGCCGGGGGCGGCGGACTGGGAGTTGTAGCTCACGATGCAGCCGGTGCGGTCCGGGGCGTCGCACATGGCGAGTTGCGGGAAGCGAGTCAGGTCGTCGCGGGTCACGGACCAGCCGATGAGATAGGCGGCCACGAGCTTCTTGCGCGGGGCGGGATCGCGGAAGCGCTTTTCGAGCAGCTCAAGCAGCAGGTTGGAGCCCTGGCTGTGCCCGGCGAGGATGAACGGGCGGCCGCCGTTGTCCTGGCGCAGGTAGTGGTCGAAGGCCCGCTCCACGTCGGAATAAGCCGCGGCCAGGGCCTGTTCGCGGTCCGGGGCGGGCGCTTCCAGGACCTTGATGTGGGCGTCGCGGTAGCGCGGGGCGAAGACGTTGCAGGAGGCGGCGAAGACAGAGGCCTGCCCGGCCAGGCTGCGGCGCACGAGGGGGTTGGCCCGCGAGGACTCGATGCTCTCGTTCCAGGTGTCGGGCGAGAAGCAGGTGGTCGGCGGGACGAAGAACACGTCCACGGGCTTGCCGCGCTCGGCGGGCGCGGGCAGGGCGGCCCAGTTCTCGGGCCGGTCGTAGTCCGGGGCCTTGGGCGTGGAGGCCGGGTTGAAGGCGTTTCGGGCGTCGAAGAGGGCGTCGATGTCGCCGGACAGGTCCGTGCGCCGGAGGTCGATCTCGCTGACCACGGACTTGGCGCGGGCCAGGGATCCCAGGTCGAGGGTCGCGATGGTCGGATTGTCCAGGGTGCGGAAGGCGATGCGGCGGTTGGCGAGGTCGGTGACGATGGTCCAGCGGGTGCAGCCGTCGGGGAAGATGGGCGGCACGGAGAGGACCTGAATGGCGGCGAAGCCCGAGCGGACGGCCTGCTCCGCGCTGTCCTGGTCCGGGAGATGCTTCCAGTGGAAGGCCCCCCGGACGAAGCGGTCCAGGGATTCGCCGGAGCCCGGGATGGGGCGGTCGCCGCCGAAGCCGTCGTAGCGGGACAGGCGCTTGAGCGAGGCGGCGTACACGTCGTTGGTCAGGACCGGCACGCGCGGGGCGCGGGTGATCGTCACGTCGCCGTCCAGGAACTCGACCACGGCCGAGTCGCCGCCGGCGTCGTGCAGGAAGAGGTGCAGGCGGATTTCCAGGTCCCGGGACGGATTGGGCCCGACGCGGTAGCGGCCGGAGCGCAGGTCGGCCAGGGCCGCCTCCACGCTGTCCTGGGTGTCCAGGAGGTATTGGAGCAGGGAGGCGACGTCCAGTACGGGCGCGGAACCGGCCGGTGGAAAGCGCGAGGATTCCAGGAAATAGGTGCCGACCTTGAGCCCCGCGTCATTGAGCCCGTCCACCCCGGCGGCGAAGGCCTGGGCCCCGGCGGAGCCGGGCAGGACGACGTTGAAGGTCACGTTGGCGCGGGAGGAGGTCCAGGCCAGGGGAACGCCATCGGGGGCGTGGAGGGCCTTCCTGGCGATGCCGGGCGGGCTGAAGCGCGCGAAGCCCTCGTTGATCGTGAAGTCGAAGGTTCGGGCCGAGACGAGGGCGGCCCCGCCCTTGTGGATGAAGATCTCCGAACAGGCCAGGGCCGCGCCGTCCGAGAGGACGAACAGGCAGAGCAGGCAGACGATCAGCGACTGAAGCCGCTTCATGTGCGCTCCCGGGCTGGGGGAAGCCCCGCGCGGGTTCCCCTGTTGGCGAGCGGCCCGGGCGGAGCCACGCGGGAGGGAGGCCCGGGCGGTCAGGCGGGCGCTCGGCGGCGTCCGTCGCGATCGCGGCTCAGCCGCGCCAGGCGTTGATCTCCGTGACCGGCAGGGACTCGATGGAACGGGCCAGGTCCTCGGCGCTGGCGGTGGCCGCGCCCACCTGGGCGACCACGTGCCCGGCGGCGTGGTTGGCCAGGGTGCAGGCGGTGAGCAGGTCCGCGCCCGAGGCCAGGGCCAGGGCCAGGGTGGCGATGACCGTGTCGCCCGCGCCGGTGACGTCGAAGACCTTCTGGGCCACGGTGGGGATGTGGCGCACGGTGGCCGGGGACTCGAAGAGGGCCATGCCGTCCGCGCCCAGGGTCACGAGCAGGTGCCTGCAGCGCAGGCGCTTGAACAGGGCCTCTCCGGCGGCCAGCACGCTCTCGCGGCCGCTCACGGCCAGGCCCGCGCCCTCGCCCGCCTCCTTGGTGTTCGGGGTGAGCAGGTCCACGCCCTTGTACAGGTCGTAGTTCACGGGCTTGGGGTCCACGAGGATGAGCGGCCGGTCGGGCAGGGGGGTGACGAGGTCCATGAGCCGGGACATGAATTCCCGGCAGATGATGCCCTTGCCGTAGTCCGAGAGCACGATCACGGGCGCCTGGGACAGCACGTCGCGCAGGGAGGAGAACAGCTCGTCCAGGAGGTGCTGGGGCAGGGGGTCGGGCTGCTCGGAGTCCACGCGGACCACCTGCTGGTTGTGGGCGATGATGCGGGTCTTGCGGGTGGTGGGCCGGGCCGGGTCCTTGAGGATGCGGGACTCGATGCCCGCCTCGCCGGTCATGCGCACGAGGGCCGCGCCGTCGGGGTCGTCGCCGGTGCAGCCGAAGAGCACGGGGCTGCCGCCCAGGGCGGCGATGTTCTGGGCCACGTTGCCCGCGCCGCCCAGGACGCGCTTTTCGCCGGTGACGCGGACCACGGGCACGGGGGCCTCGGGGGAGATGCGGTCCACGGTGCCCATCATGTAGTGGTCGAGCATGAGGTCGCCGATGATGCAGACCTTGCGGCCCTTGAGCGCGGCCGCGGCCTTCAATTGCGCTTGCTTGGAGAGCATCCGTTATGCCTTGTTTTTCAAGGTTGTTTTTATTGTGGTCAGTCCAGCTCGGGATCCTGGACGC from Desulfovibrio aminophilus harbors:
- a CDS encoding helix-turn-helix domain-containing protein, with translation MSDTPVTPRLLTVKEVAEALRVHARTAYRLVTDGSIRAVKIGSQWRVSEAALLEFIEKGTPVERPAKAEPVQKQYKLPL
- a CDS encoding glycosyltransferase family 39 protein, which gives rise to MTRRSDDSPRYGLWAALLILAGTLGRIWFVASGQLNLVQDEAQYWDWTRHLQLTYYSKGPLIAWIISAGTALFGNTELGVRFGSIAGAALAQGVLYLGAARLWKRPDVGFWAVVLMNTMPLFLALGVLMTTDNPFVLCWAVGLFCLWSAGEGRGGAWPFAALALTLGVGILAKYTMLGFLGLAVIYGLVLEWKGWRPERFWRRLIPALAAALVLGFLPTFIWNVRHDFVGYKHVLYLIGVEGKESGQLLRLGRFPEYFGSQVGLATPWWLWFMLAASWTAAKRLLNAPRGLAGGEAAATRRDGLLLVFFLPVWGFFLLWSFHAKVLPNWTTVSYVAGALLAARRFAALVRAPARRAARNALLACSALIFMVLHLSPVLPIPDSVNMTNRLKGWDSVGQKVDELRRGLPDPDKVFIFSDAYDVTAALAFYVPGRPRTYCAWIDGRRMNQYDLWPGPQAYKGGDAILVVKETSYGIPEKVVPLFESVSDPIHFQSEFRGKPARRFTLYVCKGYKGDWYTQQTGFF
- the rfaE1 gene encoding D-glycero-beta-D-manno-heptose-7-phosphate kinase is translated as MLSKQAQLKAAAALKGRKVCIIGDLMLDHYMMGTVDRISPEAPVPVVRVTGEKRVLGGAGNVAQNIAALGGSPVLFGCTGDDPDGAALVRMTGEAGIESRILKDPARPTTRKTRIIAHNQQVVRVDSEQPDPLPQHLLDELFSSLRDVLSQAPVIVLSDYGKGIICREFMSRLMDLVTPLPDRPLILVDPKPVNYDLYKGVDLLTPNTKEAGEGAGLAVSGRESVLAAGEALFKRLRCRHLLVTLGADGMALFESPATVRHIPTVAQKVFDVTGAGDTVIATLALALASGADLLTACTLANHAAGHVVAQVGAATASAEDLARSIESLPVTEINAWRG
- a CDS encoding DUF3089 domain-containing protein; protein product: MKRLQSLIVCLLCLFVLSDGAALACSEIFIHKGGAALVSARTFDFTINEGFARFSPPGIARKALHAPDGVPLAWTSSRANVTFNVVLPGSAGAQAFAAGVDGLNDAGLKVGTYFLESSRFPPAGSAPVLDVASLLQYLLDTQDSVEAALADLRSGRYRVGPNPSRDLEIRLHLFLHDAGGDSAVVEFLDGDVTITRAPRVPVLTNDVYAASLKRLSRYDGFGGDRPIPGSGESLDRFVRGAFHWKHLPDQDSAEQAVRSGFAAIQVLSVPPIFPDGCTRWTIVTDLANRRIAFRTLDNPTIATLDLGSLARAKSVVSEIDLRRTDLSGDIDALFDARNAFNPASTPKAPDYDRPENWAALPAPAERGKPVDVFFVPPTTCFSPDTWNESIESSRANPLVRRSLAGQASVFAASCNVFAPRYRDAHIKVLEAPAPDREQALAAAYSDVERAFDHYLRQDNGGRPFILAGHSQGSNLLLELLEKRFRDPAPRKKLVAAYLIGWSVTRDDLTRFPQLAMCDAPDRTGCIVSYNSQSAAPGMSIVRPGAVGVNPLSMNLDTRHVPREANLGAAFPTADGLKEVPRFTGAQTVHGALIVDPADPELTPTPFPGFYHGYDYALFYRNLERNVRERVEAFLKAR
- a CDS encoding ATP-dependent 6-phosphofructokinase, encoding MAPKKNTAKPVVDVAIPSLGKAKIPTPLRHCRFASDEQLQPFILTEEELDELGPDETLTLDVEKAGPREHLYFDSSKTKCAIVTCGGLCPGINDVIRAIVMTCHHNYQVASVLGIRFGLQGFIPSFGHNVIELTPKTVSEIHQFGGTILGSSRGHQPPEDIVDALERMNISALFMIGGDGTMRAASKVVDEISKRNLRISVIGVPKTIDNDINFVSQSFGFDTAVEKATEAIQSAHTEAVGVNNGVGLVKLMGRESGFIAAQATLALKEVNFVLVPESPFHFDGEHGLLPSLEARLRSRHHAVIVVAEGAGQDHCEISGEKDASGNPVLCDVSTLLINKIKEYFKKQEMDVTLKFIDPSYIIRSVPANANDRVYCGFLGQNAVHAAMAGKTGMVVSRLLSRYVHLPLHLVTRKRKKLNVKSDYWRSVLESTGQILDPEVRKAVC